A window of Candidatus Gastranaerophilales bacterium contains these coding sequences:
- a CDS encoding helix-turn-helix transcriptional regulator, producing MSKRDLKKLGLNIKFLRKSKGLSQEKFAEKIGKCRNYVGMIERAEVNTPAGTLFDIAKALEIDIKELFN from the coding sequence ATGAGCAAACGAGATTTAAAAAAGTTAGGTTTGAATATTAAATTTTTGAGAAAGTCAAAAGGGCTTTCGCAAGAAAAGTTTGCTGAAAAAATAGGGAAATGCAGAAATTATGTTGGCATGATTGAAAGAGCAGAGGTAAACACCCCTGCCGGTACATTGTTTGATATTGCCAAAGCTCTTGAAATAGATATAAAAGAACTTTTTAATTAA
- a CDS encoding tyrosine-type recombinase/integrase, whose protein sequence is MPLKFKEASEKYIKGLKETGGKSITKKEQQLRMYLVPFFKNYIVSKISTFDIEKYKSERSKTDISKSTINREIQTLSHMLNSLEDWGLIPHKNCKIKKFREDNARNFALSPEECNRILDIASRYSNQYIYPFILIALGTSMRRSEILSSELKNINIAERVIYIPHAKAGARTQMMTKEVANFLRDYIPMVDSSQPYLFPSKNAKSGHLKWIDKAFRAVVEEAGLDSKVVVRHTLRHTAITRLAEAGVDLRTIQRISGHKTIQMVIRYSHQSGAHVKQAMDVLENSYKTGCESNLKAI, encoded by the coding sequence GTGCCGTTAAAGTTTAAAGAGGCAAGCGAAAAATACATTAAAGGCTTAAAAGAAACAGGCGGTAAATCAATTACAAAGAAAGAACAACAATTAAGAATGTACCTTGTGCCGTTTTTCAAAAATTATATTGTGAGCAAAATCTCAACTTTTGACATTGAAAAATACAAAAGCGAAAGGTCAAAAACAGATATTTCAAAATCAACAATAAACAGAGAAATTCAAACGCTTTCACATATGTTAAATTCGCTTGAGGACTGGGGCTTGATTCCTCATAAAAATTGTAAAATTAAAAAATTCAGAGAAGATAACGCAAGAAATTTTGCCCTCTCGCCGGAAGAATGCAATAGAATTTTGGATATAGCTTCCAGATATTCCAATCAATATATTTACCCATTTATTTTAATTGCACTTGGAACATCAATGCGAAGAAGCGAAATTTTATCAAGCGAGCTTAAAAACATTAATATTGCAGAAAGAGTGATATACATTCCACACGCAAAAGCAGGAGCAAGAACGCAAATGATGACAAAAGAGGTTGCAAATTTTTTAAGAGATTATATTCCTATGGTTGACAGTTCGCAGCCGTATTTATTCCCATCAAAAAATGCAAAATCAGGGCATTTAAAATGGATTGATAAAGCCTTTAGAGCAGTTGTTGAAGAAGCAGGGCTTGACTCAAAAGTTGTTGTAAGACATACTTTAAGGCATACCGCAATAACAAGGCTTGCAGAAGCGGGAGTTGATTTAAGAACTATACAGAGAATTTCAGGACATAAAACAATTCAAATGGTTATAAGATACTCTCATCAAAGCGGAGCCCATGTAAAACAAGCTATGGATGTGCTTGAAAATTCTTATAAAACAGGTTGCGAGAGTAATTTAAAGGCCATATAA
- a CDS encoding Fic family protein → MYQNRFKDNDEYKAKIDSFRPLSEQVLSQLKAYYKIGLTYSSNAIEGNTLTLVETKIIIEDGLTIGGKSVKEHLEVIGHAQAYDLLFKLSTENIITEDDILQLHKLFYKNIDEQKAGVYRDCNVMITGSEFELPKHDKVKSLMQEFCENIPKAKKQYHPVEFAARIHEKFVAIHPFMDGNGRCARLLMNLALLQAGYNIVVIPPIVKNDYIGNLEEAHTTQNVKPFINFISEMVLESQKEYLRIIERLK, encoded by the coding sequence ATGTATCAAAACAGATTTAAAGATAATGACGAATATAAAGCAAAAATAGATAGTTTCAGACCTTTATCCGAACAAGTTTTATCGCAATTAAAGGCATACTATAAAATTGGTTTAACTTATTCTTCAAATGCCATAGAAGGCAACACTTTAACCCTTGTTGAAACAAAAATAATTATTGAAGACGGTTTAACAATAGGGGGGAAATCTGTAAAAGAACATTTAGAAGTTATCGGGCACGCTCAAGCGTACGACCTTTTATTTAAGTTGAGTACGGAAAATATAATTACAGAAGATGACATTTTGCAATTGCACAAACTTTTTTATAAAAATATTGATGAGCAAAAAGCCGGAGTGTACAGGGATTGCAATGTAATGATTACCGGTAGCGAATTCGAGCTTCCAAAACACGACAAAGTTAAAAGCTTAATGCAAGAGTTTTGCGAAAATATTCCTAAAGCAAAAAAGCAATATCACCCTGTTGAATTTGCAGCAAGAATTCATGAAAAATTTGTTGCAATTCATCCTTTTATGGATGGAAATGGCAGATGTGCAAGGCTTTTGATGAATTTGGCTTTGCTTCAAGCAGGGTATAATATAGTTGTTATTCCTCCGATTGTGAAAAACGACTATATTGGTAATCTCGAAGAAGCACATACAACTCAAAACGTTAAACCTTTTATAAATTTCATTTCAGAAATGGTTCTTGAATCTCAAAAAGAATATTTGAGGATTATTGAGAGGTTGAAATAA